GCGAAGATATCTACGCCTGTCTGGATTATGCGGCGGAACGCGAGAAGAGGGTGCTGGTGGCTGTTGCATGAAGGTGCTGCTCGACCACAACCTCTCGCCGCGCCTGGTCTCGCGCCTGGCCGATGTCTTCGATGAGGTCGAGCATGTTTTGTTCGCCGGTCTGGAGCGCGCTGCCGATGAGGGGGTTTGGGAGTACGCCCGGCAGCGAGACCTGATCATCATCAGCAAGGACTCCGATTTCAGCGAACTGAGCATCTGGCGCGGGTTTCCGCCCAAAGTCATCTGGCTGCAAATCGGCAATTGCACCACCGCCCAGGTCGAGACGGTTCTGCGGGCGCGGTTGGCCGCCATCACCGCTTTCGGCGCCGATCCCGAAGCGGGCGTGTTGGTGTTGCGGTAAGTGTTCACCTTGTGTGTTATTGCGAGTCATCCATGCCTCATAGCGGCATGTGGTCGTGAGAGAAACCTCACTCATTTTGTCATGCTGAACGGGTCGATCACCCAATGTTGTTGCAACGATCAGCCAGTGAAGCATCTCCCTGCCTCGGAG
This DNA window, taken from Caldilineales bacterium, encodes the following:
- a CDS encoding DUF5615 family PIN-like protein; this translates as MKVLLDHNLSPRLVSRLADVFDEVEHVLFAGLERAADEGVWEYARQRDLIIISKDSDFSELSIWRGFPPKVIWLQIGNCTTAQVETVLRARLAAITAFGADPEAGVLVLR